Proteins from one Pseudomonas grandcourensis genomic window:
- a CDS encoding A24 family peptidase: MQSFVLLIWLALCAAQDARQRHIANGLTLGGGTLALAWLLWSDTTWLGAEAQQGGWAFLLALGFTLPGYAMKRMGGADVKLMAALGLATDGMHVLGTFIGAGLASVFWLLLAPRVWLHMSQGLRTHLFYMAPEMSRKQPFAPFVLVGLMLTFAWLH, from the coding sequence ATGCAGAGCTTTGTCCTACTGATCTGGCTGGCGCTGTGCGCCGCACAGGATGCCCGGCAGCGGCACATCGCCAATGGCCTGACCCTGGGCGGCGGCACCTTGGCCCTGGCGTGGTTGCTGTGGAGCGATACGACCTGGCTGGGTGCCGAGGCGCAACAGGGCGGCTGGGCTTTTTTGTTGGCTCTGGGCTTCACGCTACCGGGCTACGCCATGAAGCGAATGGGTGGCGCAGACGTGAAACTTATGGCCGCCCTGGGTCTTGCGACGGACGGTATGCACGTGCTCGGCACGTTTATTGGCGCCGGATTGGCCAGCGTTTTCTGGCTGCTGCTGGCGCCAAGAGTCTGGCTTCATATGAGTCAAGGGCTTAGAACCCATCTTTTTTATATGGCGCCTGAAATGTCAAGGAAGCAGCCATTTGCACCCTTCGTGCTGGTGGGGCTGATGCTGACATTTGCCTGGCTCCACTAA
- a CDS encoding type II secretion system F family protein gives MKMLLLVSALLLFGAALLLLSALLDQSRRARQVAHRLDGRAPGDSHLTLLLQALGASRLGQQSVKMDNETQALLNRLGWRSVRQRSLFAALQVGVPVLALSLCLLIQGLFYPNVENHWIAPMLATSAGYLLPKRWLAAAAQRRQKQLAIETSTFIALLRTLFESGMAVEQSLRVLSQEGRQLLPALTHELRLILSRVDSGLELGEELNKTTHLLAVDEFTDTCVILQQLIHQGGGAMKSLLALKQLLDDRRLTRLQEYISKMSAKMSVVMMLFLFPALLIVLAGPGFTALARSFGH, from the coding sequence ATGAAGATGCTCTTGCTGGTGAGCGCACTGCTGCTTTTCGGGGCGGCACTGTTGTTGCTCAGCGCCTTGCTGGACCAAAGCCGACGGGCACGCCAGGTGGCCCATCGGCTCGATGGCAGGGCACCGGGTGATAGCCACCTCACCCTACTGCTGCAAGCCCTGGGCGCCAGTCGCCTGGGGCAGCAGTCGGTCAAAATGGACAACGAAACCCAGGCCCTGCTCAACCGCCTGGGCTGGCGCAGCGTACGCCAACGCTCGCTGTTTGCCGCCTTGCAGGTGGGCGTGCCGGTGTTGGCGCTGTCCTTGTGCTTGCTGATCCAGGGGCTGTTCTACCCGAATGTGGAGAACCACTGGATCGCCCCGATGCTCGCCACCAGCGCCGGCTATCTGTTGCCCAAACGCTGGCTGGCCGCCGCCGCACAGCGTCGGCAAAAACAACTGGCCATCGAAACCTCAACCTTCATTGCGCTGCTGCGCACCCTGTTCGAATCCGGCATGGCGGTGGAGCAATCCCTGCGTGTACTGAGCCAGGAGGGCAGGCAATTGCTGCCCGCCCTCACCCATGAACTGCGCCTGATTCTGAGCCGCGTCGATTCCGGCCTGGAACTGGGCGAAGAGCTGAACAAGACCACCCACTTGCTTGCGGTAGACGAGTTCACCGACACCTGCGTGATCCTTCAACAATTGATCCATCAGGGTGGCGGCGCGATGAAATCCCTGCTGGCGCTCAAACAGTTGCTCGACGACCGGCGCCTGACGCGCCTGCAGGAATACATCTCCAAGATGTCCGCCAAAATGTCGGTCGTGATGATGCTGTTTCTCTTCCCGGCGTTATTGATCGTCCTGGCCGGCCCTGGCTTCACCGCCCTGGCCCGGTCCTTTGGCCATTAA
- a CDS encoding TadE/TadG family type IV pilus assembly protein yields the protein MKASLPHKQKGAAAIEFALVFIIFFGVFYGIISYSLPLLLMQSFNQSTAEAVRRSVALDPATPGYSAALIARAKAELTTQTAWIAPALNFNVATDATVTYVGGLLTVRITYPTNKISAVIPFLNLPGIGRVPNLPATLTASASLQF from the coding sequence ATGAAAGCCAGCCTCCCCCACAAACAAAAAGGCGCCGCCGCGATTGAATTCGCCCTGGTGTTCATCATTTTTTTTGGCGTGTTCTACGGCATCATCAGCTATAGCCTGCCGCTGCTGTTGATGCAGTCATTCAACCAGTCGACCGCCGAAGCCGTACGCCGCAGCGTGGCGCTGGACCCGGCCACCCCCGGTTACAGCGCCGCGCTGATCGCCCGCGCCAAGGCGGAACTGACCACGCAAACAGCCTGGATTGCGCCGGCCCTGAACTTCAATGTCGCCACTGATGCCACCGTTACTTACGTGGGCGGGTTGCTGACAGTGCGCATCACCTACCCCACCAATAAAATCAGCGCCGTCATCCCGTTCCTGAACCTGCCCGGCATCGGTCGGGTGCCGAACCTGCCGGCGACCCTCACGGCCAGTGCGAGCCTGCAATTTTGA
- a CDS encoding CpaF family protein has translation MSSEKLFGSPHRGAVGNTDHEGLKLVLHRYIIDAIEESGKNLLEGSRQTLSQFVIDKVAEYIARLHLAISRYEMERLAEEIVDELTGFGPLEVLLRDPAVTEILVNGPHRVFVEREGLLHLSDLRFIDSHHVERVMQRILAPLGRRLDESSPMVDARLPDGSRVNAIIPPIALDGPCLSIRKFRQDMLKSSDLMAMQTIDHAIFEFIQEAVGKRCNILISGGTGTGKTTLLNILSQLINPQERLVTIEDVAELQLGHPHVVRLETRPPNAEGHGEVKASDLIRNALRMRPDRIILGEIRGVEVVDVLTAMNTGHDGSMSTVHANNAQDALLRLETLVGLTGRSIAERTLRQMICAALDVVIQLTRLPDGRRCVSEVVEVVGVRDDVYVTNTLFRFDRHTGFGFLREAVNPAGDKLRRDSALSPSAY, from the coding sequence ATGAGCAGTGAAAAACTCTTCGGCTCCCCCCATCGCGGCGCGGTCGGCAATACCGACCACGAAGGCCTGAAACTGGTGCTGCACCGCTACATCATCGACGCCATCGAAGAGTCGGGAAAAAACCTGCTGGAGGGCTCGCGCCAGACGCTGTCGCAGTTCGTGATCGACAAGGTGGCCGAGTACATCGCGCGTTTGCATCTGGCGATTTCCCGCTATGAAATGGAGCGCCTGGCCGAAGAGATCGTCGACGAACTCACCGGTTTCGGCCCGTTGGAAGTCCTGCTGCGCGACCCGGCGGTGACCGAAATTCTGGTCAACGGTCCACACCGGGTATTTGTCGAACGCGAAGGCTTGCTGCATCTGAGTGACTTGCGCTTTATCGATTCGCACCACGTCGAACGTGTCATGCAACGGATTCTCGCGCCCCTGGGCCGACGTCTCGACGAGTCTTCGCCGATGGTCGACGCGCGCCTGCCGGACGGCAGCCGGGTCAACGCCATCATTCCGCCGATAGCCCTCGATGGCCCGTGCCTGTCGATCCGCAAATTCCGCCAGGACATGCTCAAAAGCTCCGATCTGATGGCGATGCAAACCATCGATCACGCAATCTTCGAATTCATTCAGGAAGCCGTGGGCAAACGCTGCAACATCCTGATCAGCGGCGGCACCGGCACCGGCAAGACCACGCTGCTGAATATTCTCAGCCAGTTGATCAACCCTCAGGAGCGACTGGTCACCATCGAAGACGTCGCCGAACTGCAACTGGGCCACCCTCACGTCGTGCGCCTGGAAACCCGTCCACCGAACGCCGAAGGCCATGGCGAGGTGAAAGCCAGCGACCTGATTCGCAACGCCCTGCGGATGCGCCCGGACCGGATCATCCTCGGCGAAATTCGCGGAGTCGAAGTGGTCGATGTGTTGACCGCCATGAACACCGGCCACGACGGCTCGATGAGTACCGTACACGCCAACAATGCCCAGGATGCGCTGCTGCGCCTGGAGACCCTGGTGGGTTTGACCGGCCGCAGCATCGCCGAGCGCACCCTGCGGCAAATGATCTGCGCGGCGCTCGATGTGGTCATCCAGCTCACGCGCTTGCCCGACGGGCGCCGCTGCGTCAGCGAAGTGGTGGAAGTCGTCGGTGTGCGTGACGACGTATATGTCACCAACACGCTGTTCCGTTTCGACCGCCACACCGGGTTCGGTTTCCTGCGCGAAGCCGTGAACCCGGCTGGCGACAAATTGCGCCGGGACTCGGCGCTGTCTCCCTCGGCGTACTGA
- a CDS encoding ATP-binding protein, with the protein MSAGDKLFGRLLHRHPQPPPEPPEALQVHSFGLQMRLNAEGRVVQLNGPLRHLLAQQPPSAQTPHLLDFLLPHSSLVIEGSPADWLGQTMDLDFYSLNGPPLHLRGWVQPLADAWLLQMLDIGDLLLERRQSRNREQCQVLTLQIAGQLRLCSLSRLPEMLAEQLQSLAQRFQIPCIALALLDEQEQGWQIYQHYAALDAPQLWQKGQRLGTGLDSLSGSAPQHLTPREHPRLQGTFGNTDGFAVPYHDAQGVVAWLLCGFYTAQQRAPDVTERDWLQITAALASPLLERLREHRHHLQLERLESLQALLGTGWWEVFSDSDEVQLAPSLATTLNLGTSRLSMQDWLDQVYPADREELRICLQDLQETGTPLLLCVRLYRPYGVPEPIWYRLQGQALGAGKNRRLVGFMLDISDIKNQEQSAAAAHARLDNLIASSPAVIYVQRYVEGALQPVFFSDSLLPLLGWTLADCAPGTLVERVHPDDRLQYFERTRLLLREGSVRTRYRLRDSRGDYHWLLDEAKLLRNDLGLPVEAVGLWLDITEATLATEQVRQSEERYRILVEDSPAMICRYQPDLTLTFGNRPLATYLEMAPEQLPGVNLGNWMSGEQREAFTRRLNQLSPEFPVSTAEINLQLPGREHAWWVWSDRGVFDEQGQLLEVQAVGRDNTEVRRSQQQLTQSAKMATLGEMATGLAHEINQPLNVMRMAIVNVLKRLNNDDVQVDYLIDKLTRIDTQVQRAARVVDHMRVFGRRSEIEQQPFNPALAIEGTLALLSEGMRGKGVDLRISETGFEVQVRGFVDQLEQVLINLMVNARDALLGKREANPDFRPWISVYAERDTHSVRLWVEDNGGGIDPRLLERIFEPFFTTKPVGVGTGLGLSVSYGIVENMGGKLSVQNATEGARFCIELPIVTPD; encoded by the coding sequence TTGAGTGCCGGAGACAAATTGTTCGGGCGCCTGCTCCACCGCCACCCGCAGCCTCCACCGGAGCCGCCGGAGGCACTGCAGGTGCACAGCTTCGGATTGCAGATGCGGCTCAATGCCGAGGGGCGTGTCGTTCAATTGAACGGTCCGCTGCGGCACTTGCTGGCCCAGCAACCTCCCAGCGCACAGACACCGCATCTGCTCGACTTCCTGTTGCCCCACAGCAGCCTTGTCATCGAAGGCTCGCCGGCGGACTGGCTGGGACAAACCATGGACCTGGACTTTTACAGCCTCAACGGTCCGCCGCTGCATTTGCGCGGCTGGGTGCAACCCTTGGCCGATGCCTGGCTGTTGCAGATGCTGGACATCGGCGACTTGCTGCTCGAACGCCGGCAATCGCGCAACCGCGAACAGTGCCAGGTGCTGACGCTGCAAATCGCCGGACAGTTACGCCTGTGTAGCCTGTCTCGCCTGCCCGAGATGCTGGCCGAACAACTGCAAAGCCTGGCCCAGCGCTTTCAGATTCCGTGCATTGCCCTGGCCTTGCTCGATGAGCAGGAACAGGGTTGGCAAATTTACCAGCACTACGCGGCCCTCGATGCACCGCAACTTTGGCAAAAAGGTCAACGCCTGGGCACGGGGCTGGACAGTTTGAGCGGCTCGGCGCCGCAGCACCTGACCCCGCGCGAACACCCGCGCCTGCAAGGCACCTTCGGCAATACCGACGGCTTCGCCGTGCCTTATCACGATGCACAAGGGGTGGTCGCCTGGTTGCTGTGCGGCTTCTATACAGCGCAACAACGCGCCCCCGATGTCACGGAACGCGACTGGCTGCAAATCACCGCCGCGCTCGCCAGCCCCTTGCTCGAGCGCCTGCGCGAGCACCGGCATCATCTGCAACTGGAACGCCTGGAGTCGCTGCAAGCCTTGCTGGGAACCGGCTGGTGGGAAGTCTTCAGCGACAGCGACGAGGTTCAGTTGGCACCTTCGCTGGCCACTACCCTGAACCTTGGTACGTCGCGGTTATCCATGCAGGACTGGCTCGATCAGGTGTATCCCGCCGACCGCGAAGAACTGCGCATCTGCCTGCAAGACTTGCAGGAGACAGGCACTCCCCTGCTGCTGTGCGTGCGTCTGTATCGCCCCTACGGTGTGCCCGAACCCATCTGGTACCGCCTGCAAGGCCAGGCCCTGGGCGCGGGGAAAAACCGTCGGCTGGTGGGGTTCATGCTCGACATCAGCGACATCAAGAACCAGGAGCAGAGCGCCGCCGCCGCCCATGCGCGCCTGGACAACCTGATCGCCAGCTCTCCGGCGGTGATTTACGTACAACGCTATGTCGAGGGTGCGTTGCAACCGGTGTTCTTCAGCGACAGCCTGTTGCCGCTGCTCGGCTGGACCCTTGCCGACTGCGCACCCGGGACGCTGGTGGAACGGGTGCACCCCGACGACCGCCTGCAGTATTTCGAGCGCACGCGGCTGTTGCTGCGTGAAGGCTCGGTGCGCACCCGCTATCGGTTGCGCGACAGTCGCGGCGACTATCACTGGCTGCTGGATGAAGCGAAGTTGTTGCGCAACGACCTCGGCCTGCCGGTGGAAGCCGTGGGCCTGTGGCTGGACATCACCGAAGCGACCCTGGCCACCGAACAGGTCAGGCAGAGTGAAGAACGCTACCGGATTCTGGTGGAGGACTCGCCAGCGATGATCTGCCGCTACCAGCCGGACCTGACCCTGACCTTCGGCAACCGCCCGTTGGCCACCTATCTGGAAATGGCGCCCGAGCAATTGCCCGGGGTGAATCTGGGCAACTGGATGTCCGGGGAACAGCGCGAGGCATTCACCCGACGGTTGAACCAGTTGAGCCCCGAGTTTCCGGTCAGCACCGCCGAGATCAACCTGCAACTGCCCGGCCGCGAACACGCCTGGTGGGTCTGGTCCGATCGCGGGGTGTTCGATGAACAGGGCCAGTTGCTCGAGGTCCAGGCCGTGGGGCGCGACAACACCGAGGTGCGGCGCTCGCAGCAGCAGCTCACTCAAAGCGCGAAAATGGCTACCCTCGGTGAAATGGCCACCGGCCTGGCCCATGAGATCAACCAACCGCTGAACGTGATGCGCATGGCCATCGTCAACGTACTCAAGCGCCTGAATAACGACGACGTACAAGTCGATTACCTGATCGACAAACTCACCCGCATCGACACCCAGGTGCAGCGCGCCGCGCGAGTCGTGGACCACATGCGGGTGTTCGGCCGCCGTTCGGAAATCGAGCAGCAACCGTTCAACCCGGCCCTGGCCATCGAAGGCACACTGGCGCTGTTGTCCGAAGGGATGCGCGGCAAAGGCGTCGACCTGCGCATCAGCGAGACCGGTTTTGAAGTGCAGGTGCGCGGCTTCGTCGATCAGCTTGAACAGGTGCTGATCAACCTGATGGTCAACGCCCGGGATGCATTGCTCGGCAAGCGCGAGGCCAACCCCGATTTCAGACCGTGGATTTCGGTATACGCCGAACGGGATACGCACTCGGTACGCCTGTGGGTCGAGGATAACGGCGGCGGTATCGACCCGCGTTTGCTGGAGCGGATTTTCGAGCCGTTCTTCACCACCAAACCCGTCGGCGTCGGCACCGGTTTGGGCTTGTCGGTGAGCTACGGCATCGTCGAGAACATGGGCGGAAAACTGAGTGTGCAAAACGCCACCGAGGGTGCGCGTTTCTGCATCGAACTGCCGATTGTGACGCCGGACTAG
- a CDS encoding pilus assembly protein TadG-related protein yields MSPRLQFRGPARQRGAIGLMAALTLTLALAFMLLVVDTGRLYLEKRSLQRVADMAALEAATRGGDCSAGSTANTYATASAQRNGFAIPSTGRALAVACGALTLDANNLRVFGADPSKNEAIRVIASHVVQQSIAGGIGALAGGAPAGSTLTLSATAVAALQPPLASLTIRSTLLTFDTSKAAITSLLFGGLLGGNVSISAAGWNGLVNTDISLLGYLNRLKIDLGLTAGGYDQVLGTTVNVSQLIQTAINVLDPNGTLGASATIVSLQALKVTAGTTSVVLGNMLHVESGTDISTLAVNLKAFDLIEGFVQLANKKNALVATLPINIAGLAQITARVQVMEPPQLSAIGNPKNAALAPLGPNRIYVRTAQVKTLLSINLPVLDAITPLVNAVINLVAPLTNTLNSLLHLDLVGVVNSLTCALLVPCDTPEIKLLPPPIRIDVALEAAGAWSYVTAYSCVSTTNKSLTTSTTTTLIGLKIGQINPADVFGSPTVPPSNNVNPLKVIDIGVQTCQRLLILPPTCYNHQPGVGGSIDIMVNTAVAQNANVPHVYSAPAAANLPEINQPPFYYAFTTSNIVNSLSTTVSNLGVNMYGPSGSIVGGLGSILNEVTTALVNAINTVLSPLLDTLINTLLASLGIDLNKVEVGANLSCHSGRAALVI; encoded by the coding sequence ATGTCTCCCCGCCTGCAGTTTCGCGGCCCGGCCCGGCAACGGGGGGCGATCGGCTTGATGGCCGCTTTGACCCTGACTTTGGCTTTGGCATTCATGTTGTTGGTGGTCGATACCGGCAGGCTGTACCTGGAAAAGCGCAGTTTGCAGCGCGTGGCGGACATGGCCGCACTTGAGGCGGCCACAAGGGGTGGAGACTGCTCCGCCGGCTCAACCGCTAACACCTATGCCACCGCCAGCGCACAACGAAATGGTTTCGCCATTCCCAGCACCGGGCGCGCACTGGCTGTGGCGTGCGGTGCGCTGACACTGGATGCCAACAACCTTCGGGTATTCGGTGCAGACCCAAGCAAAAACGAGGCTATCCGGGTTATCGCCAGCCATGTCGTGCAACAAAGTATTGCCGGCGGCATCGGCGCATTGGCCGGCGGCGCACCGGCGGGCTCAACGCTGACGCTGAGCGCAACGGCGGTCGCTGCGCTGCAGCCCCCCCTGGCTTCATTGACGATCCGCAGTACGCTCCTGACCTTCGATACCAGCAAGGCCGCCATTACCAGTCTGCTTTTCGGGGGATTGCTGGGCGGCAACGTCAGCATCAGTGCGGCGGGCTGGAACGGTTTGGTCAATACCGACATCAGCCTGCTCGGCTACCTCAATCGGTTGAAAATTGACCTCGGCCTGACCGCTGGCGGCTACGACCAGGTACTCGGTACTACGGTCAATGTCAGTCAGTTGATCCAGACCGCCATCAACGTACTGGACCCCAACGGCACACTGGGAGCATCGGCGACCATTGTCAGCCTGCAAGCGTTGAAGGTGACAGCGGGTACGACGTCCGTTGTGCTGGGTAATATGTTGCATGTTGAAAGTGGCACCGACATCTCGACCCTTGCCGTGAATCTCAAAGCCTTCGATCTGATTGAAGGGTTTGTGCAACTGGCCAACAAGAAGAATGCCTTGGTCGCGACCCTGCCGATCAACATCGCAGGCCTGGCGCAGATCACTGCACGGGTGCAGGTGATGGAGCCGCCGCAACTGTCTGCAATCGGTAATCCAAAAAACGCGGCACTGGCCCCTTTGGGCCCCAACCGCATCTATGTACGCACGGCTCAGGTCAAGACTTTGTTGTCGATCAACCTGCCCGTGCTGGACGCCATCACGCCTCTGGTCAACGCCGTCATCAATCTCGTTGCACCGCTGACCAACACCCTGAATTCACTGCTACATCTGGACCTGGTGGGCGTCGTCAACTCATTGACCTGCGCGCTGCTCGTGCCCTGCGACACGCCGGAAATCAAGCTGTTGCCACCACCGATACGCATCGACGTGGCGCTGGAGGCGGCCGGTGCCTGGAGTTATGTCACGGCTTACAGTTGTGTGAGTACGACGAATAAAAGCCTGACGACCAGCACCACCACCACGCTGATCGGATTGAAGATCGGGCAGATCAACCCAGCCGATGTGTTTGGCTCGCCCACTGTTCCACCCAGCAACAACGTCAATCCCCTGAAAGTCATCGATATCGGCGTGCAGACCTGCCAGCGGCTGCTGATCCTGCCGCCAACCTGTTACAACCATCAGCCCGGCGTGGGCGGTAGCATCGATATCATGGTCAACACTGCGGTTGCTCAAAATGCCAATGTGCCCCACGTCTATTCCGCGCCGGCGGCTGCCAACCTGCCGGAGATCAATCAGCCACCGTTTTACTACGCCTTTACCACGTCCAATATCGTCAACAGCCTGAGCACCACCGTGAGTAACCTTGGCGTGAACATGTATGGGCCGTCGGGCAGCATTGTGGGAGGCTTGGGCAGTATTTTGAATGAGGTCACGACTGCATTGGTCAATGCGATCAATACGGTACTCAGCCCGTTACTGGATACGCTGATCAATACGTTGCTGGCGAGCCTGGGGATCGACCTGAACAAAGTCGAGGTGGGTGCCAACCTCAGTTGTCACTCGGGTCGAGCGGCGCTGGTGATCTAG
- a CDS encoding type II secretion system F family protein — translation MLKPALLIFVCLILLGLALRLLYNGLRQTGNERILGRLSQGQPLRVVQKPSWAGLERAFLRAGLGRPTERLGQWLVFWILGVLLGIALDGWIGALLALLVPPVVVRLFVSWRYQRRLSRMIEQLPMLLDHAVRSLKSGRTLADAVLGAIDSAEDPLKNAMGRIQRNVQLGVSLADAASDFAELYEKDELRLLALGLKVNHRYGGNASELLENLIKMIREREQAARQLKAMTGETRITAVVLALLPVSVAGYFLITNPTYLLSMWHDSSGQTMLASAFGFQVIGCLALWRMLRSL, via the coding sequence ATGCTCAAACCGGCGCTGCTCATCTTCGTTTGCCTGATCTTGCTCGGCCTGGCGCTGCGCCTGCTCTATAACGGCTTGCGCCAGACCGGCAACGAACGGATTTTGGGACGCCTGAGCCAGGGACAACCGCTGCGGGTCGTGCAGAAGCCGTCATGGGCGGGCCTTGAGCGGGCGTTCCTGCGCGCCGGACTCGGACGTCCCACCGAACGCCTGGGTCAATGGCTGGTGTTCTGGATACTCGGGGTGCTGCTGGGGATTGCCCTGGATGGCTGGATCGGCGCGCTGCTGGCGCTACTGGTGCCTCCGGTGGTGGTACGACTGTTCGTCAGCTGGCGTTATCAGCGTCGCCTCAGTCGCATGATCGAACAGCTGCCGATGTTGCTCGACCATGCCGTACGCAGCCTGAAGTCCGGACGAACCCTGGCCGATGCCGTGCTCGGCGCCATCGACTCAGCCGAAGACCCGCTGAAAAATGCCATGGGCCGGATTCAGCGCAATGTGCAACTGGGGGTCAGCCTGGCAGACGCCGCTTCGGACTTCGCCGAGTTGTACGAGAAAGACGAACTGCGCCTGCTCGCACTCGGTTTGAAGGTCAACCACCGTTACGGCGGCAATGCCAGTGAGCTGCTGGAAAACCTGATCAAGATGATCCGCGAACGCGAGCAAGCGGCTCGCCAGCTGAAGGCCATGACCGGCGAAACCCGTATCACTGCCGTGGTCCTGGCCCTGCTGCCGGTCTCGGTCGCAGGCTACTTTCTCATCACCAATCCAACCTACCTGCTTTCCATGTGGCACGACAGCTCGGGGCAAACCATGCTGGCGAGTGCCTTCGGATTTCAGGTGATCGGTTGCCTGGCGCTCTGGCGCATGTTGCGTAGCCTATGA
- a CDS encoding DUF6124 family protein codes for MIKPTPNPPETDDVSPYQSPHSNKLHEAADRALDHYLNPPRQPAPHKPGTMFVVAPDIDTETLLAHACESLASASVMASDFAGFLQGSQRNTMLGIAQVIMLGELAVNRALDNLDPQD; via the coding sequence ATGATCAAACCCACCCCAAATCCCCCCGAAACCGACGACGTTTCCCCCTATCAATCCCCCCACTCAAACAAACTCCACGAAGCCGCTGACCGCGCCCTCGATCACTACCTCAATCCACCCAGACAACCTGCCCCCCACAAGCCCGGCACGATGTTCGTCGTCGCCCCGGACATCGACACCGAAACCTTGCTGGCCCACGCCTGTGAATCACTGGCGTCGGCGAGTGTGATGGCAAGTGATTTCGCGGGGTTTCTGCAGGGCTCGCAGCGCAATACGATGCTGGGGATTGCGCAGGTGATCATGCTGGGTGAGCTGGCGGTGAATCGGGCGCTGGATAATCTCGATCCGCAAGATTAA
- a CDS encoding response regulator transcription factor, producing MSKFTSAVKVLVVDDAPLIVEELCEFLEGKGYRCVPCESACQAIERFSEDLDIGLVLLDLQMPGMNGIELMQELQRLSGKHRAFEAIMLTGCADKQDVIKALRAGVSDYYQKPIDLNELFEGLQRQEVALQERHKSLELGHLNQKLQYLSESIDDLYQDLDKVRRGPHAADAGDRGVVDIDAVEVPAIFNQLSPRQLDVARLVGKGHTNYQIACELGITENTVKLYVSQVLRLTHMHNRTQLALALSPSSSVGRQRVTAH from the coding sequence GTGAGCAAGTTTACTTCGGCAGTAAAAGTCCTTGTGGTCGACGATGCGCCATTGATCGTTGAAGAGCTTTGCGAATTTCTTGAGGGCAAAGGTTACCGTTGTGTTCCCTGCGAATCGGCTTGTCAGGCGATCGAGCGTTTCAGCGAAGACCTCGATATCGGCCTGGTGTTGCTGGATCTTCAGATGCCCGGCATGAACGGAATTGAGCTGATGCAGGAGTTGCAACGGCTATCGGGCAAGCACCGGGCATTCGAGGCGATCATGCTTACCGGGTGTGCCGACAAGCAGGACGTGATCAAGGCCCTGCGCGCTGGAGTGTCCGACTATTACCAGAAGCCCATTGATCTGAATGAGTTGTTTGAGGGTTTGCAGCGGCAGGAAGTGGCCTTGCAGGAGAGGCACAAGAGTCTGGAGTTGGGGCATTTGAATCAGAAGCTGCAGTATCTGTCCGAGTCGATCGATGATCTGTACCAGGACCTGGACAAGGTTCGGCGCGGGCCGCATGCGGCGGATGCAGGTGACCGGGGTGTCGTTGATATTGATGCGGTGGAGGTTCCGGCGATTTTCAATCAGCTGTCTCCGCGGCAGTTGGATGTGGCGCGGCTGGTGGGCAAGGGGCATACCAATTATCAGATTGCCTGTGAGTTGGGGATTACCGAGAACACGGTGAAGTTGTATGTGTCGCAGGTGTTGCGGTTGACGCATATGCATAATCGGACGCAGTTGGCGTTGGCCTTGTCGCCCAGTAGTTCCGTGGGGCGGCAGCGGGTTACGGCGCACTGA
- a CDS encoding DUF4136 domain-containing protein, which yields MFRRFVLLAVAALLSACAANQVNHDFDASRDFAAYRSWTWKEPALQYRPDDPRIKSDLTEQRIRQSVADQLDQRGLRPAAAGAKGDLNVQTYLIVEERQQQVTTNYGGGWGNPWYGYYGAPMYNETRSVSYKVATIQIDLLDGKDGKLVWRGSDEQILSRTPNPTDRRDAIWETVTRILANYPPHAS from the coding sequence ATGTTCCGCCGTTTTGTTTTACTGGCAGTGGCCGCGCTGCTCAGTGCCTGCGCCGCCAACCAGGTCAATCATGACTTCGACGCCAGCCGCGACTTTGCTGCCTATCGCAGCTGGACCTGGAAAGAACCCGCCCTGCAATACCGTCCCGACGATCCACGGATCAAGAGCGACCTGACCGAGCAGCGCATCCGTCAGTCGGTTGCCGATCAACTGGATCAGCGCGGTCTGCGCCCGGCCGCCGCAGGCGCCAAGGGCGATTTGAATGTGCAGACCTACCTGATTGTCGAAGAGCGGCAACAACAGGTGACCACCAATTACGGCGGCGGCTGGGGTAACCCGTGGTATGGCTACTACGGCGCCCCCATGTACAACGAAACCCGCAGCGTCAGCTACAAAGTGGCGACCATCCAGATCGACCTGCTCGATGGCAAGGACGGCAAACTGGTGTGGCGCGGCAGTGACGAACAGATACTCAGCCGCACACCGAACCCGACGGATCGTCGCGATGCCATCTGGGAAACGGTCACGCGGATATTGGCCAACTACCCACCGCACGCATCCTAG